One Hypnocyclicus thermotrophus DNA segment encodes these proteins:
- a CDS encoding GTP-binding protein, producing MAKEKFERSKPHVNVGTIGHVDHGKTTT from the coding sequence ATGGCTAAAGAAAAATTTGAAAGAAGTAAACCACATGTAAACGTTGGAACAATAGGACACGTTGACCATGGTAAAACAACAAC